One part of the Lytechinus pictus isolate F3 Inbred chromosome 3, Lp3.0, whole genome shotgun sequence genome encodes these proteins:
- the LOC129256416 gene encoding coronin-2B-like, translated as MPFKLMRHSKFRHVYGKPFRKEKCYDGINISRNAHENNFCAVNPLFVAIVTETAGGGTFVVIPLDNVGRIPVNYSKVCGHTGNVMDIKWDPFDDHVIASAAEDGKVRIWQIPDGGLTENLEKPVITLNGHIRRCSAIEWHPTAKNILASAGYDKMVGVKATLLKAKELIRSLFILPSE; from the exons ATGCCATTCAAGCTGATGCGCCACTCCAAGTTCCGGCATGTCTACGGCAAGCCGTTCCGCAAGGAGAAGTGCTACGATGGTATCAACATCAGCAGGAATGCCCACGAAAACAACTTCTGCGCCGTCAACCCTCTCTTCGTTGCCATTGTCACGGAGACCGCTGGGGGAGGGACGTTCGTTGTTATTCCTCTCGATAAT GTTGGTCGTATTCCAGTCAACTATAGCAAAGTGTGCGGTCACACCGGGAACGTCATGGATATTAAATGGGATCCCTTTGATGATCATGTTATAGCATCAGCAGCAGAAGATGGAAAG GTCCGGATTTGGCAGATTCCTGATGGTGGATTGACAGAGAATTTGGAGAAGCCAGTGATAACGCTCAACGGTCACATTAGGCGATGTAGCGCCATCGAGTGGCATCCCACTGCCAAAAACATCCTTGCCAGCGCAGGTTATGATAAAATGGTAGGTGTCAAAGCTACTCTTTTAAAAGCAAAAGAGCTAATCCGGTCCCTATTCATACTTCCCTCGGAGTGA
- the LOC129257512 gene encoding uncharacterized protein LOC129257512 isoform X2, whose product MFSLSFNWDGSRLATTSKDKIIRVIDPRNGAVMQEGKGHTGTKSSKCIYAGDTGRLISVGHSQYSNREVFLWDQDNLSTPVATADLGSGTGILFPYYDSDSNVLYVACKGDSSIWYYEILSEKPYLFYLNQFMSAGPQRGLGFMPKRGVDMMTNEVVRFYKVHASKNLCEPISMIVPRKGDAFQSDLYPDTVSDQPALTAEQWLSGIDAPPNLMSLGGVPRPISAFPPAPTPAKVPLRETRNSDNISKASSSTSSSSSTSSASMSLPSTSSTMIGNKPTAIVTGVNKAERDAQPINISLTDSALPVFEKENVNIAREDSETNSIKEKSERELLEKDTVISSGGDQQKSESRSSSLTSSPARSSIFAQWKTREAESRNGGSSSGFSSRAESRKLRDHPFKDQFESPSRSSSGEIEIAPQQQSREDSRSSSVFRSPLSSTSDDYEVERSLNLEGREVIRINMSPTRQPSATSGSPRRAPGVSDSSTRRQMSVSIDSSRAPSLSDSNRRSVSVSDERPYSPMVSTIASRFSLASNGERRNLDDEPLLTSKDMGMDQLRKAYLRQQEEIKQLKSKILLKDQRIRQLERELEQATNESSA is encoded by the exons ATGTTCAGCTTGTCCTTCAACTGGGATGGCAGCAGACTAGCAACGACATCAAAAGACAAAATTATCAGGGTCATTGACCCCAGGAATGGTGCTGTAATGCAG GAGGGTAAAGGTCATACTGGTACCAAGAGTTCAAAGTGCATCTATGCTGGTGACACAGGACGGCTGATCTCAGTAGGTCACAGTCAATACTCAAATAGAGAAGTCTTCCTGTGGGATCAG GATAATCTCAGTACACCAGTTGCCACGGCGGATCTGGGTTCCGGAACAGGAATTCTCTTCCCATACTACGACTCGGATAGCAATGTCCTCTATGTAGCATGCAAG GGTGACTCCAGCATATGGTACTATGAGATTCTTTCCGAGAAGCCATACCTGTTTTACCTGAATCAGTTTATGTCAGCCGGTCCCCAGCGAGGTCTGGGCTTCATGCCAAAGAGAGGGGTTGATATGATGACCAATGAGGTCGTCCGGTTCTATAAGGTTCACGCAAGCAAGAATCTCTGTGAACCGATATCAATGATTGTACCAAGAAAG GGAGATGCATTCCAATCCGATCTGTATCCAGACACTGTCAGTGATCAGCCTGCCCTCACAGCTGAACAGTGGCTGTCTGGTATCGATGCCCCGCCCAACCTCATGTCGCTGGGAGGGGTACCACGCCCCATCAGTGCATTCCCTCCAGCCCCCACCCCAGCAAAGGTCCCTCTCAGGGAAACCAGGAATAGTGACAACATATCCAAAGcctcatcatcaacatcttcgTCATCATCCACATCATCAGCATCGATGTCGTTACCATCGACGTCCTCCACTATGATCGGTAACAAGCCGACGGCCATTGTCACAGGCGTCAACAAAGCAGAAAGGGACGCTCAACCCATTAATATATCACTGACTGATAGTGCACTACCAGTTTTTGAAAAAGAGAATGTGAATATTGCGAGGGAAGACTCAGAAACGAACTCTATCAAGGAGAAATCAGAGCGAGAGCTGCTTGAAAAGGACACTGTGATCAGTTCTGGAGGAGATCAGCAGAAATCCGAGTCCAGGTCGTCATCGCTGACTTCCTCTCCCGCAAGGTCTTCGATATTTGCTCAGTGGAAGACGCGAGAGGCTGAAAGCCGGAACGGCGGATCGTCTTCAGGTTTCTCCTCGAGGGCTGAAAGCAGGAAGCTGCGGGACCATCCTTTCAAGGATCAGTTCGAGTCTCCTAGCCGATCCTCCAGCGGGGAGATCGAAATCGCTCCTCAGCAGCAGTCAAGGGAAGACTCCAGGTCATCGTCTGTCTTCAGGTCGCCGCTGTCTTCAACCTCGGACGACTACGAGGTGGAGCGGTCGCTGAATTTGGAAGGTAGGGAGGTGATACGGATCAACATGAGCCCCACCCGCCAACCCAGCGCCACCTCCGGTAGTCCCCGGCGAGCACCCGGTGTCTCAGACTCCTCCACCAGACGTCAGATGAGTGTCTCTATCGACTCGTCCAGGGCACCTAGCCTTTCGGACTCCAACAGACGTAGTGTGAGCGTGTCAGATGAGAGGCCGTACTCGCCGATGGTCAGCACCATTGCTAGTCGATTCAGTCTCGCCAGCAACGGTGAAAGGAGAAACTTGGATGATGAGCCACTTCTAACTTCCAAGGACATGGGTATGGATCAG CTACGCAAGGCTTACCTCAGGCAACAGGAAGAGATAAAGCAACTGAAATCAAAGATACTTCTCAAGGACCAGAGGATACGCCAACTAGAGAGGGAGCTTGAGCAAGCCACGAACGAATCATCAGCATAG
- the LOC129257512 gene encoding uncharacterized protein LOC129257512 isoform X1 yields MFSLSFNWDGSRLATTSKDKIIRVIDPRNGAVMQEGKGHTGTKSSKCIYAGDTGRLISVGHSQYSNREVFLWDQDNLSTPVATADLGSGTGILFPYYDSDSNVLYVACKGDSSIWYYEILSEKPYLFYLNQFMSAGPQRGLGFMPKRGVDMMTNEVVRFYKVHASKNLCEPISMIVPRKGDAFQSDLYPDTVSDQPALTAEQWLSGIDAPPNLMSLGGVPRPISAFPPAPTPAKVPLRETRNSDNISKASSSTSSSSSTSSASMSLPSTSSTMIGNKPTAIVTGVNKAERDAQPINISLTDSALPVFEKENVNIAREDSETNSIKEKSERELLEKDTVISSGGDQQKSESRSSSLTSSPARSSIFAQWKTREAESRNGGSSSGFSSRAESRKLRDHPFKDQFESPSRSSSGEIEIAPQQQSREDSRSSSVFRSPLSSTSDDYEVERSLNLEGREVIRINMSPTRQPSATSGSPRRAPGVSDSSTRRQMSVSIDSSRAPSLSDSNRRSVSVSDERPYSPMVSTIASRFSLASNGERRNLDDEPLLTSKDMGMDQDLESSESRDDLSEEVITPKRSPSIQNLRKAYLRQQEEIKQLKSKILLKDQRIRQLERELEQATNESSA; encoded by the exons ATGTTCAGCTTGTCCTTCAACTGGGATGGCAGCAGACTAGCAACGACATCAAAAGACAAAATTATCAGGGTCATTGACCCCAGGAATGGTGCTGTAATGCAG GAGGGTAAAGGTCATACTGGTACCAAGAGTTCAAAGTGCATCTATGCTGGTGACACAGGACGGCTGATCTCAGTAGGTCACAGTCAATACTCAAATAGAGAAGTCTTCCTGTGGGATCAG GATAATCTCAGTACACCAGTTGCCACGGCGGATCTGGGTTCCGGAACAGGAATTCTCTTCCCATACTACGACTCGGATAGCAATGTCCTCTATGTAGCATGCAAG GGTGACTCCAGCATATGGTACTATGAGATTCTTTCCGAGAAGCCATACCTGTTTTACCTGAATCAGTTTATGTCAGCCGGTCCCCAGCGAGGTCTGGGCTTCATGCCAAAGAGAGGGGTTGATATGATGACCAATGAGGTCGTCCGGTTCTATAAGGTTCACGCAAGCAAGAATCTCTGTGAACCGATATCAATGATTGTACCAAGAAAG GGAGATGCATTCCAATCCGATCTGTATCCAGACACTGTCAGTGATCAGCCTGCCCTCACAGCTGAACAGTGGCTGTCTGGTATCGATGCCCCGCCCAACCTCATGTCGCTGGGAGGGGTACCACGCCCCATCAGTGCATTCCCTCCAGCCCCCACCCCAGCAAAGGTCCCTCTCAGGGAAACCAGGAATAGTGACAACATATCCAAAGcctcatcatcaacatcttcgTCATCATCCACATCATCAGCATCGATGTCGTTACCATCGACGTCCTCCACTATGATCGGTAACAAGCCGACGGCCATTGTCACAGGCGTCAACAAAGCAGAAAGGGACGCTCAACCCATTAATATATCACTGACTGATAGTGCACTACCAGTTTTTGAAAAAGAGAATGTGAATATTGCGAGGGAAGACTCAGAAACGAACTCTATCAAGGAGAAATCAGAGCGAGAGCTGCTTGAAAAGGACACTGTGATCAGTTCTGGAGGAGATCAGCAGAAATCCGAGTCCAGGTCGTCATCGCTGACTTCCTCTCCCGCAAGGTCTTCGATATTTGCTCAGTGGAAGACGCGAGAGGCTGAAAGCCGGAACGGCGGATCGTCTTCAGGTTTCTCCTCGAGGGCTGAAAGCAGGAAGCTGCGGGACCATCCTTTCAAGGATCAGTTCGAGTCTCCTAGCCGATCCTCCAGCGGGGAGATCGAAATCGCTCCTCAGCAGCAGTCAAGGGAAGACTCCAGGTCATCGTCTGTCTTCAGGTCGCCGCTGTCTTCAACCTCGGACGACTACGAGGTGGAGCGGTCGCTGAATTTGGAAGGTAGGGAGGTGATACGGATCAACATGAGCCCCACCCGCCAACCCAGCGCCACCTCCGGTAGTCCCCGGCGAGCACCCGGTGTCTCAGACTCCTCCACCAGACGTCAGATGAGTGTCTCTATCGACTCGTCCAGGGCACCTAGCCTTTCGGACTCCAACAGACGTAGTGTGAGCGTGTCAGATGAGAGGCCGTACTCGCCGATGGTCAGCACCATTGCTAGTCGATTCAGTCTCGCCAGCAACGGTGAAAGGAGAAACTTGGATGATGAGCCACTTCTAACTTCCAAGGACATGGGTATGGATCAG GATCTTGAATCTAGCGAAAGCCGGGATGACCTATCCGAAGAAGTGATCACTCCGAAACGGTCCCCCTCAATCCAAAAC CTACGCAAGGCTTACCTCAGGCAACAGGAAGAGATAAAGCAACTGAAATCAAAGATACTTCTCAAGGACCAGAGGATACGCCAACTAGAGAGGGAGCTTGAGCAAGCCACGAACGAATCATCAGCATAG